A single Vigna radiata var. radiata cultivar VC1973A chromosome 8, Vradiata_ver6, whole genome shotgun sequence DNA region contains:
- the LOC106771280 gene encoding transcription factor MYB62, producing the protein MSTIAKRDLSSNEEESELRRGPWTLEEDSLLIHYIARHGEGRWNMLAKSAGLKRTGKSCRLRWLNYLKPDIKRGNLTPQEQLLILELHSKWGNRWSKIAQHLPGRTDNEIKNYWRTRVQKQARQLNIESGSKRFIDAVKCFWMPRLLQKMEQNNSPSPHCSMTSMVNLGNSGEASMSSTSSSFNIPSMLSSSPPQREFIMDGANHLGTMSNPINPSPDSFPYSQLLGISEHPKSPPNVLENNVYSYPNQDNCYADTNNYGMEGLNMDPLSAMGTYDFPQFDFQSAGNGWMLDSVEDTTLWNMDAM; encoded by the exons ATGTCCACAATTGCAAAGAGAGATTTGAGTTCTAATGAGGAAGAGAGTGAGCTGAGAAGAGGACCTTGGACTCTTGAAGAAGACAGCCTGCTCATTCACTATATTGCTCGTCATGGTGAAGGTCGGTGGAATATGTTAGCCAAGAGTGCAG GGCTGAAGAGGACTGGAAAAAGCTGCAGACTCAGATGGCTGAATTATTTAAAACCAGACATTAAGAGAGGGAACCTCACTCCACAGGAGCAACTCTTGATCCTTGAACTCCATTCCAAGTGGGGTAACAG GTGGTCAAAAATTGCTCAGCATCTGCCGGGAAGAACAGACAATGAGATCAAGAATTATTGGAGAACAAGGGTACAGAAGCAGGCACGCCAACTTAACATTGAGTCTGGAAGCAAGAGATTCATTGATGCCGTGAAGTGTTTTTGGATGCCGAGGTTGCTCCAAAAGATGGAACAGAACAATTCTCCGAGTCCTCACTGTTCCATGACAAGCATGGTGAATTTAGGGAATTCTGGAGAAGCTTCTATGAGTTCAACGTCAAGCAGCTTCAATATACCCTCTATGCTTTCATCATCTCCTCCACAAAGGGAATTCATTATGGACGGTGCAAATCATCTTGGTACTATGTCCAACCCCATCAATCCATCCCCAGATTCCTTCCCATATTCACAGCTGCTTGGAATTTCTGAACACCCCAAAAGTCCTCCGAATGTGCTTGAGAACAATGTCTACAGCTATCCAAACCAGGACAACTGCTATGCTGATACCAATAACTATGGCATGGAAGGCCTAAACATGGATCCCCTTTCGGCCATGGGAACTTACGACTTCCCACAGTTTGATTTTCAGAGCGCAGGGAATGGATGGATGTTAGACAGCGTGGAGGATACTACTTTATGGAACATGGATGCTATGTGA